TCTTCTTGAAAAGAATTATAGTGAAAAATTAATGCACCTCTCACAGGTGTCACCAGTAAGTGTTATGACTGTGAAAGGGACTCTATAACTACATCAGTTTGTCAATAAATATTGCAAGTAAAAGAATGACTTTAGGggaaataattattcattatgtTTTGTATTTCATGTTACTTGCTTTTGCAATCTACCTTTCCTTGGATTTCTTTGTCGACTAGCCTGTCCACAGAATGACTGAACAATCACTTTATATGAAAAACCTCGCTTGCAATGTGAAAGGATGAACACCATATTGAGTTCAGTACAATTATTGAGTGCAAGTGGCTCACAGATGCAGTCTTTCCAAGCATAAGTCAATTTAAGTCATCTTTTATTGAACCTGAACTTACCGGTAGTATTATTGTCGAAAGCATAAGCATATTGCGTAAGCACATTGCATATTGCATATTGCATAACCATATTATAGCATAAGCATAATCCAAGCATCAGTCAATTTAAGTCAATCTTTTATTGAACTTGAACTTACCGGTAGTATTATTGTCAAAAGGATTCAGATGATTATAAAGCTTTTGTGGTAATGAATCTGTAATTCTggtattaaaaagaaaaccctTCAAGTAAAGTGGTTTGTTATACAATATTTGAATCTCTTTCCTTTGGCAAAATTGAACTTTATTTCACTCCGAACAATTTTATAATCACAGAAAAAATTGTTTGTGACATTAAATCAGTTAACATAATGAAGGAAATTTTGTGTCATTACTTTTCTTGAGCAACTTGAAGTCTCTTTATTGtggcagaaaaagaaaaaaagaaacaaaacatgacAAATTGAGTTTTTATATATGTGATTTTAATACAAGTCATGGTATTCATGtgtttgaactgtggattgtaCTTACAATAAGTagtagcaagaaaggcctgaaaatttcaggcctgagCAAGCACTCGAATCCTAACCTCtgtgatgccagtgcagtgctctatcaGTTGAACTATTAGGCCAACTAGGAGCAGGTTGTCATGCAGGTTGATGATAAACCCTTCGACGATGGATATAGGTCAATGTAGATAACAATCAGCTCCCGGTTGGCCTGGTAGCTCAAGTGAGAGAGGTCTTCATTGGCACCACAGAGGTCTTTTGACTCTACCTGTTCTCACTACTtcttaacaacgtcaaaaactatgtccccattaaccccttaactgccgaatgagcgctcagggcacttacagactGTATAgactttactctgtctaatgccagacgattttactcgtcaatggggaaccccttggatgggaaagggttaaataggcagtgttctccctaagttttagcccagcaggtaagggacaattcctgactggtattttgtaaaacaacttatatagttttagtaaaccttcaagaggttataggcggtaagaactgttacttgaggcagtaaattttaccagtAACTGTTACCGCCTGATAAAGAGAACACTGAGTAAGGCTAAAAAACTGCAAGGACCATATGCATTCGTAAACTCATTGTATTTAGAGAGGCTCAGGGTAGCACTTAATAGTCAAGGTCAAATGAATAAGTGGCCCTTCTTAGTCACACCACTGGCATGAGTCAGTGTTGATGAGGGAGGCAACTGGAgtacaattgaaggggtgtgtgaaataaggccttaagtgacttttgatgcaatgtcaaattctcctagtcattcacaactgaatacaaggaaatttggaaggagaatctggtaatttatcagaagacacttaaggcttttctccaggcactccTGCAATTACTATAGAGGTGGGAGGGGTgattgatgaccactacacAAGTAGAgtcagccttctcaaaaagatttttaggagcaggtcattctgaagaaggaggcGGTCAGGGTGGTGAAGGCACCCTACCAAGTGCCCCGTAGGGCGCGCACctttaggggggtctgggggcattccccctcagaaattttttgaaaattggaagcTCAAAGTTGCCATTTGGTGCAGTCAGGGGGGATCTAAAGCGTCAAAGTTGTATTTCATTTGCACAACTTTATTTGCAATAAAATGACCAAACCTGCCTCTGTATTGACACATAATTCAAGTTTcgttgcttttttctttgctattcgttcctttgctctttagaaaagTAGGAAGTTATCTGTGATCTCGCTACagcttttcgctttcaattctcTGCCATTTACGTTTTAAAGCGTTTTATCTTGCGAACTACTGTACACTGCTACAAATGTAATACACTACAAATCCAATTAAATTACTTTCCGATTGCCAGTCAAACGCTTGACGtgaaagtgacatttttttcccgATACTCAGATAAAGGCGATGAATATTTCCGCTTTTGTAATTGAAGAAAGAGCGGAATGAcgtttatgtttttaaaaattcgagAGAAGTGAATACGGTAGGCACGCTAACCTTTAAATTATTATCGGGAAGTTTCTTTTTGGGCGTTTTttcagtctcttttttttttcgataacaaaacaaaaataacattttccgcctggaatggagacggtcGAACCTCTAGAAgaggcggctcattgagccggcagccggccggttttgagaaggctgagAGTAGACCGCTAGATTTTTCCCAACATGGTCGCCAGTTATCAACCCCGTCTAAGAAGACTTGCCTTCGGTGAAAAATAATGAGGACTGGTGTTTTCCTGTGAGCTGTACTCCTTCATTCCATGTTGTTTTCATAAGTAATAAACAAGGTTGTTGGAAGTAGCTGGCAGCTCGGCCAAAATCGTCACCTACTTGGTTAGTTTTGTCTGGCTACTCTGCTTAGCATTTCTTTGTGGATGGAGTCTTTAATAAAGTATCCCTGCAATAAGAGACATCTTCTGAAAATTACAATAGTAAGCATTTGTAGGTACAGGGAAAATTGTAGCTTTGCTCGATTATAATGTTGCAACAAATGCGAAAGCAGCAGTTTTAGTTCTTTCTACAAGTGCTTCATGTATACTGACTGAAAGGATCTCAAGATggtttaacaaaattaatgagaaaTTTAATCCCTGCATCGTTTAAATTCATTGTAATTCCCTTTGAATTTTCAGTAGTTATGCTGAGAAAATAGCATGGAGAGTGGTAAAAATGGCATTTCAGAGCAttttaattcaaaaaatttTGCTCTGTCCCTGGCTTATTTTGAGATCTCAGGAATAAAGCGTCTTTTATCATTGTATGTGGGCAGACATTTAGGTGACCTCAACCAGACTGACAGGGTTTTCCTGGCTATTGTGTTTTCCCTCCTTATCACAATATTTGACTCTGCCAGCAAGGTCTTTAGCCATCTTACACCTTACAGGACTTATATGGACAGCAGTTTGCTAAAATATGGTGttatttataaattattattatatatataaggccaatttcatgcaataaacctgTGAAATATAATTCTATTTTTCACCGtatgaaatataaagaagacagaattctatttggaaggtttattacatgaaattggccttatataattatacataacaaacaaattacaccacagaaagtgctttgtatggattttattcatttgttgcaaaactttagaatctcactcgttcgctacgctcactcgttcgtttctaaagttttgcgactggTGAATAAAAATCAGCACGGCgtactttctatgaagtaatatATTTGTATTTCATGAGGCCTgataaatgattattattaaccCTTTGACAACCATTTGCCCCTTTGGAGGCCAGTAAGGAAAATTTGCCTGAAACACTGTTGGCCCCTTTAGGGCCCAAACAAATTTGCTTGAAACAATATGAAAAGTAGATTTAAAGTCAACATACAAAATTTAGGCAAATCCCAGAAATACTTTGCTGGTGTTTACTCCTCAAAGAATTATTTTTCTGTGCTTTAGATGACATGTATGAATGCTGTGGCTATTTATGACTACACTGCAACACAGAGTGAAGAGCTGACCATAAAGAAGGATGAAAAACTGACCATTATTGACGACAGCAAGACATGGTGGCGAGTGGAAAACTCACGTCGTGAAACTGGCTATGTGCCATCCAACTATGTGAAAAGAGCTAACAAGGGGTTTCTAGGGAAGTTGAAACCAAAGccgaaggaaaaagaaacaccgGAGAACGGAAGCTCAGCACAGTCTTCAGTAGGAGAATATGTTGTGCCCAATGACATCCTGAATTCACTAGAAACTGTGGTTGCCAAGTATGCATTTGAGCCACAACACAATGACGAACTTGCTTTGAAGAAAGGCGAtaaaataaaagtcattgagAAGCAAGAGGATGGTTGGTGGAAAGGCCGGATTGGAAATAATGAAGGCTGGTTTCCTTCCAATTACGTACAACCTGAAGTTAAGTCCAAGctggaaaacaaagagaaaaaaacaactcTTCATAAGGTCAGGACATTGTACAACTTTGACCCCAAAAATCCTGAGGAGCTTAGCTTCAAAAAGGATGAAATTTTGGATGTTATAGACAAGCCAGAAGACGACCCTGAGTGGTGGTCGGCACGCAGACAGGATGGCTCTTCTGGCTTAGTTCCTCGTAATTATATAGTCATTTTGGACGGCGAAGCGGAAACACCAGCTTCCAGTTCAGAATCATCGAGTGCACAGTTCATCCAACCAAGAAAAGTCATTTTGCCAGAGCACCAAGAGCTTCCTTTCTCAGGTGAAAAGTGGTTTTGGGGTAAAATTACCCGAGGTCATGCCGAGAGGGTATTGAACAAAAAGGCAGCAAATGGAGACTTCCTTGTGCGAGTCAGTGAAACTAAGGTGAGATACTAATCTGCGGTAAATCTCCTAGTGATGTAGAACTAAAAGTATCTCTTTCAACCTCAGGCCTTTGTGTGTGTCAGCACCATATTTGGTGCTCCAAACTTCAAAATCTGTGTATTTGTTGTCCAAATCtgaaattgaaggggtgtgtggaataaggccttaagtgacttttgatgcaatgtcaaattctcgtagtcattcacaactgaatacaaggaatttggaaggagaatctggtaatttatcagaagtcacttaaggcttttctcgaggcacccctgcaattgtctTCATCCATGACTGTATGAAAACAGTAGTTGATTGGTTAAACTTTAGTAATTTGAGTTACTGTTTGTGCAAATGAGAAGCACTTTCATGTATGTCAGTAAACAATCCAAACCTGTGCAAAGGCCTGTAGTTGAAAAAGACTCAAAGAAGATGACAGATTAATATAAACACTATTTGAatgtgtttcttttctttttttaatttcttcctcCCTTTAACTGTGATAAAGAGCTATAAACTTTT
Above is a genomic segment from Acropora muricata isolate sample 2 chromosome 1, ASM3666990v1, whole genome shotgun sequence containing:
- the LOC136909311 gene encoding SH2/SH3 adapter protein NCK1-like, whose protein sequence is MTCMNAVAIYDYTATQSEELTIKKDEKLTIIDDSKTWWRVENSRRETGYVPSNYVKRANKGFLGKLKPKPKEKETPENGSSAQSSVGEYVVPNDILNSLETVVAKYAFEPQHNDELALKKGDKIKVIEKQEDGWWKGRIGNNEGWFPSNYVQPEVKSKLENKEKKTTLHKVRTLYNFDPKNPEELSFKKDEILDVIDKPEDDPEWWSARRQDGSSGLVPRNYIVILDGEAETPASSSESSSAQFIQPRKVILPEHQELPFSGEKWFWGKITRGHAERVLNKKAANGDFLVRVSETKEGFSVSMKAPDRIKHFRVMYEGGTFNIGPRHFKSFVELIEHYKKSPIFTDKSGEKLFLVKPFEDSSVQ